Proteins from a genomic interval of Yoonia sp. GPGPB17:
- a CDS encoding MFS transporter: protein MATEIEFSFAALNPSARRHIRVFQLHQCLDRFAMGLTVAVVALALTDRGMDLFQISLLFGVYSLTTMAMELPFGGLADSIGRKPVFLTAVVASLISLALFLSTRDFHVLALSFAFIGFGRALRSGTLDAWFVETFKARAPNVDVQPALAKAQWANAVGLAMGAVLGGLLPDVLGEVAKSLGFSIYDVSYLASIGVMLGVFVFTMLAIVEKPRPRNVASLMHGFANVPTVIKDAGLLALKHPALSILLAALAFFLMATNPVEVLWPTHAKPMLDAGYANTIIGVVTATYFFSIAFGASMSPHISRIFKRRHAMTLAATFACLAGVQIALALQGSIIGFVTVFVLYSVILGVSETPASSILHRCVEDRQRSTMLSLRSLIQQLGGALGLVLAGTVAEIYSTPIAWIVGAGFLFVAVMLILVLVRRLAVESE from the coding sequence ATGGCCACCGAAATCGAGTTTTCTTTCGCAGCACTGAACCCGTCAGCGCGACGGCACATTCGCGTGTTTCAGTTGCACCAGTGCCTTGACCGTTTTGCGATGGGACTGACAGTCGCCGTTGTCGCTCTGGCATTGACTGACCGTGGCATGGACCTCTTTCAAATCTCCCTTCTCTTTGGGGTCTACTCGCTCACGACAATGGCGATGGAGCTGCCGTTTGGCGGTCTTGCCGACAGTATTGGCCGCAAGCCGGTCTTTTTGACGGCAGTCGTCGCCAGCTTGATTTCACTCGCGCTCTTTCTCTCGACACGTGATTTCCATGTGCTGGCGCTTTCGTTTGCATTCATCGGTTTTGGACGCGCGCTCAGGTCAGGCACGCTCGACGCGTGGTTTGTTGAAACCTTCAAGGCCCGCGCACCTAATGTAGACGTCCAGCCCGCGCTGGCCAAAGCGCAATGGGCTAACGCAGTAGGGCTAGCTATGGGCGCCGTCCTCGGAGGTCTTCTGCCCGATGTTTTGGGCGAGGTCGCAAAAAGCCTCGGGTTCAGCATCTATGATGTGTCCTACCTGGCAAGCATTGGCGTGATGTTGGGCGTGTTTGTTTTCACGATGTTGGCCATTGTCGAAAAACCACGTCCAAGGAACGTCGCTTCACTCATGCACGGCTTCGCCAATGTTCCAACGGTGATAAAAGACGCGGGCCTTTTGGCTCTTAAACATCCGGCTCTGTCGATCCTGCTGGCAGCGTTGGCGTTTTTTCTGATGGCAACCAACCCAGTCGAGGTGCTTTGGCCGACCCACGCAAAACCCATGTTAGATGCGGGCTACGCAAACACCATCATCGGTGTCGTCACTGCGACCTATTTCTTCTCCATCGCTTTCGGCGCATCCATGTCTCCGCACATCAGCCGGATCTTCAAGCGGCGGCACGCCATGACGCTGGCTGCGACCTTCGCTTGCCTGGCAGGCGTTCAGATCGCATTGGCGTTGCAAGGCAGTATCATCGGCTTTGTGACAGTATTCGTCCTGTATTCTGTCATCCTTGGTGTCAGCGAAACACCGGCGAGCAGCATTCTGCATCGCTGCGTAGAAGACCGTCAGCGGTCGACCATGCTATCGCTAAGATCGCTGATACAACAGTTGGGGGGCGCATTGGGTCTGGTTTTGGCAGGAACTGTCGCTGAAATCTATTCTACACCCATCGCATGGATTGTGGGGGCCGGGTTTCTGTTCGTCGCAGTGATGCTGATCTTGGTTTTGGTCAGACGGCTGGCCGTAGAATCCGAATAA
- a CDS encoding peroxiredoxin, which translates to MTIKTGDTLPNATLLQMGGDGPEQVVLADKLKDRKVVLFGLPGAYTGTCSTAHVPSFMVTFDDFKAKGVDEIICVAVNDPFVMQAWGESTRATETGITMLADAESAFTTAIGMNFSAPPVGFVDRSKRYAMLVDNGVVEILNEELSPGECEISAGETLLAAMDYQEKALD; encoded by the coding sequence ATGACAATCAAGACAGGCGACACTTTGCCAAATGCGACATTGCTGCAAATGGGCGGTGATGGTCCGGAACAGGTGGTTCTGGCCGACAAGCTGAAGGATCGCAAAGTCGTGCTCTTCGGCCTGCCCGGTGCCTACACCGGCACGTGCTCTACGGCCCATGTGCCCAGCTTCATGGTCACCTTCGATGACTTCAAAGCCAAAGGGGTGGATGAGATTATCTGCGTCGCCGTCAATGACCCCTTCGTCATGCAGGCCTGGGGCGAAAGTACCCGCGCGACCGAAACGGGGATCACCATGCTGGCCGATGCGGAAAGCGCATTCACCACAGCCATCGGCATGAACTTCAGTGCGCCACCTGTCGGTTTTGTGGATCGGTCGAAACGCTACGCTATGCTGGTCGACAACGGCGTGGTTGAGATATTGAACGAAGAACTCAGCCCCGGCGAATGCGAAATCTCGGCAGGTGAGACATTGCTGGCCGCCATGGATTATCAGGAAAAGGCACTGGACTAG
- a CDS encoding HAD family hydrolase, whose amino-acid sequence MTPKLVIFDCDGVLVDTEAVTNKIIADFLGRYGLTIAEDEIITLFPGGTMASVGIEAAKRGAVLPDGWLNAIYDEVFGALRHGVALIAGVDALIDNLLANGIAIAIASNGPMQKMEITLRPSGLWSRFEGRIYSGHEHGPKPKPDMLFKIMADMGVAATQTVMIDDMPSGCRAAQAAGIRCFGYVADGDPDRLDGTGAIQVQSMAEIARLLSLRGSGSLAKVRL is encoded by the coding sequence ATGACGCCTAAATTGGTCATCTTCGATTGCGATGGCGTGTTGGTCGACACGGAGGCTGTGACAAACAAGATCATTGCCGATTTTCTAGGGCGGTACGGGCTAACAATCGCAGAGGACGAGATCATCACGCTATTCCCTGGTGGAACCATGGCTTCTGTCGGGATCGAAGCGGCGAAGCGCGGAGCGGTATTGCCTGACGGGTGGCTCAACGCGATTTATGATGAGGTCTTTGGCGCGCTGCGGCATGGAGTTGCGCTCATCGCCGGAGTTGACGCCCTAATTGATAATCTGTTGGCAAACGGGATCGCGATTGCCATTGCCTCCAACGGGCCAATGCAGAAGATGGAAATCACATTGCGTCCCTCTGGGCTGTGGTCGCGGTTTGAAGGGCGTATCTATTCGGGGCATGAGCATGGGCCGAAACCAAAGCCGGATATGCTATTCAAGATCATGGCGGATATGGGGGTTGCAGCTACGCAAACCGTGATGATCGACGACATGCCGTCAGGATGTCGCGCTGCGCAGGCTGCAGGTATTCGGTGCTTTGGTTATGTGGCGGATGGGGATCCGGATCGATTGGACGGCACCGGCGCAATCCAAGTCCAGTCAATGGCAGAGATCGCGCGACTACTGAGTTTGCGCGGTTCAGGTTCTCTCGCTAAGGTTCGGCTATGA
- a CDS encoding NAD(P)/FAD-dependent oxidoreductase encodes MPHVVVVGAGQAGASLVAKLRAVGFEGQITLIGAEKVPPYQRPPLSKAYLLGEMAEERLYLRPAEFYADQDITLRLDTRVTGIDSAAQTVTLSDGETLAYDELALTVGAHPRTLPAAIGGMLDGVLAVRDLSDADAMAPAFTAGKRVLIIGGGYIGLEAAAVASKLGLQVTLVEMADRILQRVAAPQTSDYFRTLHKSHGVDVREGVGLDRLLGDDHVTGAILTDGTELAIDFAVVGVGITPATILAESAGVDVGNGITTDSHGRTSDPHIWAAGDCASCLFGGQTIRLESVGNAIDQAEAVAVNIAGGDQPYKPKPWFWSDQYDCKLQIAGLNIGYTDVHVRMGDAPGVQSNWYYKGDTLLAVDAMNDPRNYMIGKRLIEAGRSPDPALITDPATDMKALLKP; translated from the coding sequence ATGCCTCATGTTGTTGTCGTTGGCGCCGGACAGGCCGGTGCGTCGCTTGTCGCAAAATTGCGTGCCGTTGGGTTTGAAGGGCAGATCACACTGATCGGGGCCGAGAAGGTGCCCCCATATCAACGTCCCCCTCTCTCGAAGGCCTATTTGCTTGGGGAGATGGCCGAGGAGCGGCTTTATCTGCGCCCCGCTGAGTTCTATGCCGATCAGGATATCACCTTGCGTTTGGACACCCGTGTGACGGGGATCGACAGTGCTGCGCAGACGGTGACTTTGAGCGATGGCGAGACGTTGGCCTATGATGAGCTGGCGTTGACGGTCGGCGCACATCCGCGCACCTTGCCTGCGGCGATTGGCGGGATGCTGGACGGTGTGCTCGCTGTCCGCGACTTGAGTGATGCTGACGCAATGGCCCCGGCCTTCACCGCAGGCAAGCGTGTGTTGATTATTGGTGGCGGTTACATCGGGCTGGAAGCGGCAGCGGTAGCCTCCAAGCTAGGGCTGCAGGTCACGCTGGTTGAGATGGCTGATCGTATCCTGCAACGCGTGGCGGCACCACAGACCTCCGATTATTTCCGCACGCTTCATAAATCGCATGGGGTTGATGTCCGGGAGGGGGTCGGCCTCGACCGCCTGTTGGGTGATGACCATGTCACAGGTGCAATCCTGACGGACGGTACCGAGCTGGCCATTGATTTCGCTGTCGTCGGCGTCGGGATCACGCCTGCAACAATCTTGGCCGAGAGTGCGGGGGTTGATGTGGGCAATGGGATCACGACGGACAGTCACGGTCGCACCTCTGATCCGCATATCTGGGCGGCGGGCGATTGTGCGTCGTGCCTGTTTGGCGGCCAAACCATCCGGTTGGAAAGTGTGGGCAACGCCATTGATCAGGCCGAGGCGGTCGCCGTGAATATCGCAGGCGGAGATCAACCTTACAAACCCAAGCCATGGTTCTGGTCGGATCAATACGACTGCAAACTGCAAATTGCGGGTCTGAACATCGGCTACACGGATGTCCATGTGCGCATGGGTGATGCCCCCGGTGTGCAGTCGAATTGGTACTACAAGGGCGATACGTTGCTCGCCGTTGATGCCATGAACGATCCACGCAACTACATGATCGGCAAGCGCTTGATCGAAGCAGGGCGCAGTCCCGATCCGGCGCTGATCACCGATCCGGCCACTGATATGAAAGCCCTGCTGAAACCGTGA
- a CDS encoding 4-(cytidine 5'-diphospho)-2-C-methyl-D-erythritol kinase, with the protein MRGLPPFGSPVATIKASAPAKVNLTLHVTGQRDDGYHLLDSLVVFADVADQISASVAPDLRMTASGPFSTGVPTDHTNLIMRAAEALRSVRGVTKGAALALEKHLPHAAGIGSGSSDAATTLAMLAELWQVAPLPATAPEVVALGADVPVCVGAPRPVRMSGIGDVLSPVAGLPDCAMILVRPPVEVPTGPVFQSLATKEGKPMDALPEGLDYDAFIRWLAAQRNDLQIPAEAIAPEITEAIDKLKSLPAVSLARMSGSGSTCFALVKDMATARHVARIVQVAKMDWWVAPAALL; encoded by the coding sequence ATGAGGGGTTTGCCCCCATTCGGATCGCCAGTGGCGACGATTAAGGCCAGCGCCCCCGCCAAGGTCAATCTGACCTTGCATGTGACCGGTCAGCGGGATGACGGGTATCATTTGCTCGATAGTCTGGTGGTATTTGCAGATGTCGCTGATCAGATCAGCGCCAGCGTCGCACCTGATTTGCGCATGACAGCAAGCGGCCCTTTTTCGACAGGGGTGCCCACCGATCACACCAACCTGATCATGCGCGCAGCAGAAGCTTTGCGCTCTGTCCGTGGTGTCACCAAAGGCGCCGCACTTGCGCTCGAAAAGCACCTGCCACATGCTGCAGGTATCGGGAGCGGGTCGTCTGACGCCGCCACCACCCTGGCGATGCTGGCTGAACTGTGGCAAGTCGCTCCGTTACCTGCCACCGCGCCTGAAGTTGTCGCTTTGGGCGCTGACGTGCCCGTTTGCGTCGGCGCACCACGCCCTGTGCGCATGTCCGGCATTGGCGATGTCCTGTCCCCAGTTGCGGGATTGCCGGACTGCGCCATGATCCTTGTGCGTCCACCCGTCGAGGTCCCGACCGGTCCGGTGTTTCAGAGTCTTGCCACCAAAGAGGGCAAACCCATGGACGCACTGCCAGAGGGGCTGGACTACGACGCGTTCATCCGGTGGCTCGCCGCGCAACGCAATGATTTGCAGATCCCCGCAGAGGCCATTGCACCCGAGATCACAGAAGCCATCGACAAACTGAAATCACTGCCCGCTGTGTCCTTGGCGAGGATGTCCGGCTCTGGGTCCACCTGTTTTGCGCTGGTTAAGGACATGGCAACTGCGCGGCACGTTGCGCGGATCGTGCAGGTCGCCAAGATGGATTGGTGGGTTGCACCTGCCGCTTTGCTCTGA
- the rsmD gene encoding 16S rRNA (guanine(966)-N(2))-methyltransferase RsmD, whose amino-acid sequence MRIIGGTYRGTALAAVGKGDAGAHLRPTTDRVRESLFNVLQGGRFGDPINDMRVLDLFAGTGALGLEALSRGAAHVTLVDSGRVAQKLIRENVAKLRRQDDATVLGVDAVKLPQGEACQLVFLDPPYGQALGGKALATAKAAGWLAPDAVIVWEESNPQIAPPGFTGLDQRRYGDTWVSFLCHDA is encoded by the coding sequence GTGAGGATCATTGGCGGCACCTATCGCGGAACTGCATTGGCAGCGGTCGGAAAGGGCGATGCGGGCGCGCATTTGCGCCCCACCACAGACCGGGTCCGCGAGAGCCTGTTTAACGTGCTGCAAGGCGGACGCTTTGGCGATCCGATCAATGATATGCGGGTGCTGGACCTGTTTGCAGGGACTGGTGCATTGGGATTGGAGGCACTGTCGCGCGGTGCCGCCCATGTCACCTTGGTGGACAGCGGGCGGGTCGCGCAGAAACTGATCCGCGAAAACGTTGCCAAGTTGCGCAGGCAAGACGACGCAACCGTACTGGGTGTCGATGCTGTTAAGCTACCGCAGGGTGAAGCTTGTCAGCTGGTGTTCCTTGATCCCCCTTATGGACAGGCGTTAGGCGGCAAAGCTCTGGCGACTGCAAAGGCCGCCGGATGGCTCGCGCCTGACGCAGTGATCGTTTGGGAGGAAAGCAATCCGCAAATTGCGCCACCCGGCTTCACCGGCCTGGATCAACGCCGCTATGGCGACACGTGGGTCAGCTTTCTGTGTCATGACGCCTAA